In the genome of Nonomuraea sp. NBC_00507, the window CAGCCTGGCCTCGTCCCGCCCCGACAACACCTCGATGTGCACGCCGCAGCTCTCCTCGACGCGCGCGAGCACTTCCTCGCCGTTGGCCGCCTCGCGCACGGCGGAGGTGGCGAAGGCCAGCAGGTCCTCCACCCCCTTGTCCTCCGCCAGGTGGACGGCCTCCTGGACGAAGTCGCACAACCGCTCGATGCCCTCGTCGGCCAGCCGGTTGTCCTTGCGGAGGTACTCCGTCAGGCGGAGCCCCTCCTTGTGTGAGAACGCGGGCATCGGCCGGGCGCCGCGGTGGGCGTCGACGACCAGTAGATGAACGGTGTTCGAGCCGATGTCCAGCACGCCGAGTCGCATGGGCAAACGCTACCGTTCTGCCGCTTTTACTACGAAACAGAGGGTGAGTGCCGGCATCGGATCCTCCAACGGTGACGGACGGCCTGACTGAGCGCTCACGCAGAAACGCCCGGGGACGCCCGTGGTCGCGAAGATCCGGATGGACGACCACCAGAGCAGGCGGCCCGATGATCCGAACTCCGGTGCGCACACTCCAGGCACTACCCTTCCTTGGTGTCGCGACACGTTTGGGGGGATCTTTGAGCGCTTGCTGTGGCCCGAGCAGAGACGGCGCCGCCGCCGGGACGCACCGGCAGCCGGTGGGGATCACCACGCGGCGGGCGGCGCCGCGCGGGATGGTGCGCGTTCCCGGCGGGACGTTCCTCATGGGCGGGAGCGACCCGGACGGCCGGCCCGAGGACGGCGAGGGCCCGGTCAGGGAGGTGCGGCTCGACCCGTTCATGATCGATCCGGCATGTGTGACGAACGCCCAGTTCGCCACGTTCGTCAAGGAGACCGGATACGTCACCGAGGCTGAGCGGATCGGCTGGTCGTTCGTGTTCCGGCAGTTCGTCGCGGGCGGCGTGATGGACGCGACCGTGCCGGGCGCGCCGTGGTGGGCGGGCGTGGAGGGTGCCACCTGGCGCTCCCCCGAGGGCCCGGGGTCGTCGATCGGCGACCGGCAGAACCACCCGGTCGTGCACGTGTCGTGGCACGACGCCACCGCCTACGCCGTGTGGGCGGGCAAGCGGCTGCCGACCGAGGCGGAGTGGGAGATGGCGGCCCGCGGCGGGCTGGAGCAGAAGCGGTTTCCGTGGGGCGACGAGCTCGCCCCCAGCGGGCGGCCGCGGTGCAACATCTGGCAGGGTCGCTTCCCGACCGCGCCGAGCCGGGGCACGATGCCGGTCAAGTCGTTCCAGCCGAACGGATACGGCCTGTACAACGTGTCCGGCAACGTGTGGGAGTGGACCGCCGACTGGTGGGCCACGACGTGGGAGCCGCGCGCCGACAACCCGGCCGGACCCGCCGAGGGGACGGCGAAGGTGATCCGCGGCGGCTCGTACATGTGCCACGATTCCTACTGCAACCGCTACCGGGTGGCGGCCCGCACGGCCAACACACCGGACTCCTCGACCGGGCACACGGGTTTCCGCTGTGCGGCCATAGTCTGATCGCATGTCACGAACCCTGCGACTGTTGATCACCGGCGGCGGCACCGGTGGCCACACCTATCCGGCCTTGACCACCCTGTCGGCCATCCAGCGGCGGCAGATACCGCACGACGTGCTCTGGGTGGGCACCGCCGGCGGCCTGGAGGCCAGGATCACGGCCGAGCACGGCATCCCGTTCAAGGCGATCACCACGGGGAAGCTCCGCCGCCGCCCGAACCTCAAGGAGCTGGGCACCAACATCGCCGACGTGTTCCGCATCCCGGTCGGGGTCTGCCAGGCGATCGGGCACGCGGCCCGCTACCTGCCCGACGTGGTGTTGTCCACTGGGGGTTACGTGGCGGTGCCCATCGGGGTCGCGGCCAAGCTGATCAGGCGGCCGCTGGTCATGCACGAACAGACGACCGTCGTGGGGCTGGCCAACCGGATCCTCGCCAGGCTGGCCACTAGGATCGCGTTGTCGCACGAGTCGTCGCTGGAGCACTTGCCCGCCTCGGCCAGGAAGCGGGCCGTGGTGACGGGCAACCCGGTCCGGCCCGAGCTGCTGCAGGGCAACCGGGCGGCGGCGTACGACCTGTTCGGGCTGACGTTCGAGGTGCCGCTGATCTACGTCACGGGGGGCGCGCAGGGCAGCAGGCAGATCAACACGCTGATCGCGGAGATCCTGCCGCGGCTGCTGCCGCATGCGCAGGTCGTGCACCAGTGCGGTCCCGCCTGGATCGAGCAGATGCGGGCCGTCGAGGTGCCCGCCGACCTGGCCGACCGCTACCACCCGGTGCCGTACGTGGGCGGCGAGCTGGCCGACCTGTTCGCCGCCGCCGACGTGGTGATCGCGCGGAGCGGGGCGGGCACGGTGTCGGAGCTGACTGCGATCGGCAAACCCGCGGTGCTGATCCCGTTGATCCCGACCGGGGGTGACGAGCAGCGCAAGAACGCGGCTTACCTGGCCTCGGCGGGGGCGGCGCAGGCGCTGCTCGAGCCGCATCCGACGGCCGAGCAGCTGCTGGCCGAGTTGATGCCGCTGCTGGCCGACCCGGGCTTGCGGCAGGCGATGGGACAGGCGGCGGCCAAGCTGGGCCGCGTGGACGCCGCCGACGCGCTGTGCGACCTGCTGCTGGAGACGGCCAGGGTCCAGACGGTCTAGCGCGCCGCGGGCTTGCACGACCGACCCAGTACGGCACCATATGACGGGTCAGGCGCGGGACACCGGCTCGGCCGAAAAGCCGCGTGCCACCGCCGCCTTCGCCTGGGCCGCCAGGTCCGTGCGGTCGTCGCTCGCCCAGGCCACGTAGCCGTCGGGGCGGACGAGGATCGCCGCGGGCAGGCCGGGAGTGGCCGGGCCCGCGTACGGCCTGCGCGCTCTCGCCTCCCAGGCACGCCGGAGCGGGTCCCGCCGGGAAGGCGGGTTCAGTTGCCCACGCCGAGGTTGGACATGAACGCGGACGGGTATCGGTCGCCGCGCGCCGAGCCCAGCGGCACCGCCTTCTCGATGTCGGCGAGGTCGTCCGCGGTGAGGTTCAGGTCGATCGCGGGCAGCGCCTCGGCGAGCCGCTCGCGGGTGCGCGCGCCGACCAGCGGCACGATGTCCTCGCCCTGTGCGGCCACCCAGGCCATGGCCAGCTGAGCGACGGTGCAGCCCTTCGCCTCGGCGATCCGGCGCAGGGCGTCCACGAGGGCGAGGTTGTGTTCCACGTTCCCGCTGGAGAAGCGCGGGCTGGTGGCGCGCATGTCGCCGGGTCCGGCGATGTGGCCGGCCCTCCAGTGCCCGGAGAGGAGGCCGTGGCCGAGGACGCCGTACGCGGTCAGGCCGATGCCGAGCTCCCGCAGTGTGGGCAGAACCTCGGCCTCCACCGCGCGGGAGATCAGTGAGTACTCGATCTGCAGGTCGGCGATCGGGTGCACGGCGTGTGCCCGGCGGATCGTCGCCGCATCGACCTCCGAGAGCCCGATGTGCCGCACGTACCCGGCGTCGACCATCTCCTTGATCGCGCCCACCGTCTCCTCGATCGGGACCGCAGGGTCCAGCCGCGCGGGACGGTAGATGTCGATGTGGTCGGTGCCCAGCCGGGTCAGTGAGTAGGCCAGGAAGTTCTTCACCGCCTCGGGACGGCCGTCCTGCCCGCCGAGCTCGCGGCCCGGCCCCCGCAGCTGGCCGAACTTGACACTCAGCACGTAGCCGTCGCGATCCCGGCCGCGCAGCGCCTCGGCGAGCAGCAACTCGTTGTGGCCCATGGCGTAGAAGTCGCCGGTGTCGATCAGCGTGAGGCCGGCCTCCAGTGAGGCGTGCACGGTGGCGATGCTCTCCGCGCGGTCGGCCGCGCCGTAACCGCCCGACATGCCCATCGCACCCAGGCCCAGCGCGGAAACGGCCGGTCCCGTGCGACCCAGGGTTCGTAGCTGCATCATGTTCTCCCTTGCTGATGTCGTCTCGCCACATCGTCGGCCCGGGCCGGGGCAGGCGGAAGCGGAGCGTTCATCCAGGGAGAGCCGCTCCCTGGCTCGGCGCGCCGTCCGCGAGGCAGCATGGAACCATGCAACGTGACCAGCTCGCCGACTTCCTGCGCCGCCGCCGCGAGGCGATCCGTCCGGCCGAGGTGGGCCTCCCCGACAGCCCCCGCCGCCGCACGAGCGGCCTGCGCCGGGAAGAGGTGGCGATGCTCGCCGGCATGTCGGTGGACTATGTGGTACGCCTCGAGCAGGGCCGCAGCAGTCAGCCCTCGGCCCAGCTGCTCGCCGCGCTGGCCCGGGCGTTGCGCCTGTCGGACGATGAGCGCGACCACCTGTTCCACCTGGCCGGCCACCGGCCCCCGCCCGCCGACGGGGTGGCTCGCCTGGCCCGCGCCGGCCTGATGCGCATGCTCGACCTGCTCGGCGACACCCCGGCCGTGGTGCTGTCCGACCTGGGGGAGGTCCTCGCCCAGAACCGGGCGGCCGTCCTGCTGACGAGCGACCTCACCGGCCTCTCCGGCGACCGGCGCTACATCGTCTACCGCTGGTTCACCGACCCCGCAACCCGCGCCGTCCACCCGCCCGAGGAGCAGGAACATCAGGCCCGTCAGCTCGTGGCCGACCTGCGCGCGGCCGTCGGCCGCAGGTCAGGCGACCCCACGGTCGCCGGACTCGTCGACCGTCTGCAGGCCGCCAGCGCCGACTTCCGCCGGCTCTGGGCCGAGCACGAGGTGGCGGTCCGGCGCGCCAGCCGCAAGACCCTGCTGAACTCGCGGGTGGGCCGCATGGTGATGAACTGCGAGACCCTGGTCACCCCGGACCAGCGTCAGCAACTGCTGGTGTTCACGCCGGCGGACGCCGAGACCCGCGAGCGGCTGGAGCTGCTGCGGGTGCTCGGCATCGAGGAGTTCCCCTCAAGCGCCCGCCGCGCCACGTCCGCACCGCCGAACTCGACGCAACGAACGCGGTGAACCCCGTGAACGCACCCGGCTAGTGCCGGCCGCCGTCGGCGGGGCCCGGAAGGGTCGGGGGGTCGTCGCCGGGTGGGCTGGGGTCGAGGTAGCGGAAGGCCTCGTGCGCGGAGCTGACGCTCCGCCTCAGCGCCTGCTCCAGCCGGTCGGCGTCGGCGGCCAGCCGCTCCAGCTCCGTCGTGGCGAAGCCGTCCGCGCCGGTCTCGGCCACCAGCTCCTCGTACTGGTGCAGCCGGCCGCGCAGCTCCTCGATCTGCTGATGGGCGCGGTACGCGCGCTCGGCCTCGGTGACGTTGGCCGCGTAACGTTCCAGCGCCTCGACGCGGGCGATCACGGCGGCCTCGCTGCTGTCCAGCGCCCGGGCCAGGGGCGCGGCCACCGCCTCGACCTCGGGCGTGACGCCACGCGAAACGGTTTCCCTGTGTTTGGCGCGCAGTGCCGACAACTTGGCCAGGAGGCGGGCGATCTCCCACTCCTGGGCGGGCAGCATCACCGCGTTGCGCGCGTCGTCGAGCAGCCCTTCGGTGTTGACCCGGGAGCCGGTCACGGCGGCGATGGCCCGCTGGGCGCGGCTGAGCAGCCTCTTGGAGGACTCGTCGAGGTCGTCGGTCAGCACGTAGCGGCCCTCGTACCACCGCAGTTGCTCGTAGATCTCGCGCTCGAAGTCGTCTTCCTCCTCGCCCGGCAGGTCGTTGCGGACGAACAACACGATCATGAGGGGGATGCCGAAGAGCACGAGCATGAGCAGGCCGAGTCCCCTGCCCGCGGCGCCTAAGCCGAGCATCAGCCCGAAGAAGGCCACTGTGGCGAAGGCCGCCACCATCCGCCAGTGCGCGCTGGACAGGACCCTGCGTGGTTGCGGAGCCCAGCCCTGACGCATCTTGATGAGGATCCGCCGGCTCTGTTTCAGCAGTTGCGCGTCGTCCGGCGGCACTCCGGGGTCTACCACGACATCCGCCACAAAATCGGATCCTAAGCGAAGTCACCCCCTAAGGTGGCGAAAAGCCTCATGCGCCGAGCTGACGCTGTCGCGTAGTGCCTGCTCAAGGCGGTCGGCGTCATCGGATAACCTTCCGAGTTCCGGTACGGCCGACCCGCCGGCGCCCGACTCGGCCAGGAGCTCCTCATAGCGGGGCAGCCGGGCGCTGAAGCGTTCGATCTGGCGCCTGGCGCGGTAGGCGCGCTCGGCGTCGGCGACGTGGCCGGCGTAACGTTCCAGCGCCTCGACGCGGGCGAGCACGGCCCGCTGGCTGCTGTCGAGCGCCTCGCCGAGGGCCTCGGCCACGGCGGCCACCTCCGGGGTGACCCCTTCGGAGACGACCTCCTGGTGCTCGGCGCGCAGCTCGGACAACTTCGCCAGGAGCCGGGCGATCTCCCACTCCTGTTCGGGCAGCATCACGGCGTTGCCGGCGTCGTCGAGCAGTCCCTCGGCGTTGACCTGGGAGCCCACGACCTGCTCGACGGCTTCCTGGGCGCGGGCCATGAGCGCGCGGGCGGGCTCGTCGAGGTGCTCGCGCAGGACGTAGCGGCCGTGGTAGTCGCGGCTTTTGTCGTGGACGAGACGTTCGAGCGCGTGGCGGCGCTCCACCTCGGCGTCGGGCCTGGGTCTGAGCAGGAGGGCGACGACCATGAGCGCGGCTCCGGTCGTCATCACGACGAAGGGCGTGTAGAGACCGGCGACGAAGAGGGTGAGGCCGTACAGCCCGGCGAGCGCGGCCGTTCCGGTGACGGTCAGCTGGACGGTGAGACCGGCCGCGAGGCGCAGGCGCTTGTGCGCGGGCGCCCAGCCGTCGTGGATGCGGGCGAGGATCTCGGGGTTGTCACGTAAGAGGGCCGCGACGTCGCGGGGGACCGCCGGATCGACTATCACCTTCGCCTGACGTCCGGCCACGTAACTGATCCTATGTACTCATGCTCTGGGACGGTCTGTCCGGCTGTCAGCCTTCCAGATATTTGAACGCCTCATGCGCGGAGGCGACGCTGCGCCGTAAGGTCCGCTCCAGCACGTCGGCGTCCTCGGCCAGCCGCTCGATCTCGCTCACCCCCAGCGCGTCGGCTCCCGACTCGGCGAGCAGTTCCTCATAGCGCGGCAGCCGCGACCGCAGCTCCTCGATCTGGCCGCGCGCGTGGTAGGCACGCTCGGCCTCGGCGACGTGGCCGGCGTAACGTTCCAGGGCCTCCACGCGGGCGACCACGGCGGCCTCGCTGCCGGCCAGCGCGCGTTCGAGCGGTTCGATCACCGAAGCGACCTCCGGGGCGATGCCCCGGGCCAGCAGCTCCTTGTGTTCGCCGCGCAGCGCCGACAGTTTGGCGAGCAGGCGGGCGATCTCCCACTCCTGGGCGGGCAGCATCACCGCGTTGCGGGTGTCGTCCAGCAGGCCCTCGGCGTTGACGTGGGAGCGCAGCACCGAGCCGATGGCCCGCTGCGCCCTGCCCAGCACGAGCCTGGCGTCGTGGTCGAAGTCGTCGGCCAGGAGGTAGCGGCCGTCGTACCAGCGGGCCTGCTCGTACACGTGCCGCTCGTGCGGGCGGTCGTCCTCGGGCACCTCGCTCATGGAAGCGATCTTGACGAGGACGATGAAGACGTACGTGCCGAGCAGCACGAACCCGGCCGGCGCCATGCGCGCGGCCAGGAGGACGGCCATGAGCGCGATCACGGCGGGCGTGATGGCCAGGAGCATGACGCTGGAGGGGCCTTTGCGGCGTGTGTGGTGCTCTGCGGCGGGGGGCACCCAGCCTGCCCGCACCCTCGACAGCAGGGGGGCATTCGCACGCAACAAACCGGCTACCTCCGGGGGAACGCCCGGATCGACGACCACACCCACGCTCTGTCCTGGCACCCTGGCGCCCCCAACGCTCGTGATGTTCGGATATTACGTAACATTCGGGCGGAGTGTCAGCCTCGGAAAGGACAGGGCCGGGAACCCCATGTGCACGTGCCAAGCGCTTCCACGGCAGCGGGCACTGGAACGGCGCTCGCCACCCGGGCGTCGACCAGCACCGACGCCCGGCCCGACCGCCGTGATTCGCATCGACGCATCCCGGTGGCCCGCCCTCGACGTGCCGCTGAAAACCCGGAACGTGTGGCGCCGACGGTCCACCGCAGCCGGCCGGAGGAGTGGCGCGGGTGTCGATCGCCGCAGCGGCCACGCCGGTGACGGGCATCGCCGCGCCGGCGTCACCCGGGATGGTCGCCGGGGCGCACGAGGCCGGTCTCATAGCCGATGACGACCAGTTGGGCCCTGTCGTGTACGCCGAGCTTGGCCATCATCCGGTTGACGTGGGTCTTGACCGTGAGGGGGCTCATGAAGAGCCGCTCGGCGATCTGGGTGTTGGTCAGGCCGCGGGCGACCCCGGTGAGGACCTCGCGTTCGCGGCCGGTCAGCGCGGCCAGCCGGTCGGCGTCCAGGCCGGCGGGCCGCGCGGTGAACTCCTCGATCAGCCGCCGCGTGACGCCGGGTGAGAGCAGGGCGTCGCCCCGGGCCGCCACCCGCACGGCGTGCCGGATCTCGGCCGGTTCCGCGTCCTTCACCAGGAAGCCGCTGGCTCCCGAGCGGAGCGCCTCGTACACGTACTCGTCCAGGTCGAAGGTCGTGACCACGACGACCCGCACGCCGTCCCCGGCCAGCGTCCTCGTGGCCTGGAGGCCGTCGACCTCGGGCATGCGGATGTCCATCAGCACCACGTCCGGCTGGAGCCGGCGGGCCATCCGCACCGCCTCCGCGCCGTCGCCGGCCTCGCCGACCACGGTCAGATCCTCCTCGGTGTCCAGCAGGGCTCGCAATCCTGCCCGTACGAGGGGCTGGTCGTCGGCCAGCAGGACCGTGATCATGCGGGTAACCGGGCGGTGACGCGGAAGCCGCCGGTGGGGGCGTTCCCGGTGGTGAGCAGGCCGCCCACGGCGGCGACCCGCTCGGCCATGCCGGTCAGGCCGTGCCCGCGTGGCGCGTTGCTCCCGTTGCCGTCGTCGTCCACCCGGACGGTCACCGCTCCGGTCTCGTAGGTCAGCGTGACCGCCGCAGTGGTGGCGCCCGCGTGCCTGATGGTGTTGGTCAGGGCTTCCTGGACGACACGGTAGACGGTCAGGTCGGCGGCAGGCGGGAGCGGCCGCTGCTCGCCCTCGACGTCCAGGTGTACGGGGAGGCCGGCGGTCCGCAGGAGCGCGGGCAGCTGCGCGGAGCCGGGCATGGGGTGCCGCCCGTCGTGGAGATCGGCCGGCGACAGGCGTCCCGGACCCGGCGGACCGGCGGCGGGTGCGCCGGTCCCGGGGCGCAGGACGCCGAGCACGGACTTCATCTCCGCCAGGGCCTGCCGGCTGGAGGTGCGGATGACCTGGAGCGCGGCGGCGGCCTCAGGCGGCCCTCCGGCACGGTCCACGGCCTCGGCGGCCACGGCGGCGTGCAATGCGATCACCGACACCGTGTGCGAGGTGACGTCGTGCAGCTCTCTGGCGACCCGCAGCCGCTCCTCCTGGGCGCGCCGCAGCGCCTCCTCCTCGCGGGTGCGCTCGGCGTACGCGGCCCGGCGCTCCACCTCCTCGGTGTAGGCGCGCCGGGCCCGCGACGCCTCCGCCGGCTGGGCCGCGGCCAGCACGAGCAGCGCCCAGACGAGGACCGCGACCGCGACCTCCACTTCCCACCGCACGACCAGGACCGCACCGGGCACCGCCACGAGCACCGTCGCTCCGGCCCATCCGGCCAGCCGCTTGCCGGCGGCGATGGCCGCGAACACGGCGATCAGCGGGGGCACCGCCCACAACGACAAGGGGTAGCCCAGGGCGAAGACGGCCACCGCCGCGCCCGTGCACACCACCAGCACCGCCACGGGCCGATCCGGCAGCCAGGCCAGCCCGAGCACCGTCGCGCCGAGTAGCACGTAGCCGAGCAGGTCGAGCGGCCTGGCGTCCGGCTGGTTGCCGTAGGCCATGACCGTCGAGGAGAAGACCGCCACCGCCATCACGCACGCCTGGGCAATCGTCTTCACACCCGCACGGTAGTGCGCTACTCCCCCACCGCGCGATACTCCCGCCGCAGCACCTGGGGTACGGCATGCGCGGTAGCCACGCAGGCGGCCGGCACGGCGGCACGGTCACGGCCCGGCCGCGGGATGAGGACGGCTGACGATCATTGTGGAGCTGCCGGTGGATCCGTCGGCTCCCTGACGTCGTCGTGGAGGTCCCACAGCTCGGTCTCCGGGATGCCGGCCTTGACGAGCTGCTCCCAGGTCGCCATCCGGCCCGCCGGGTCGGCGAGCAGGGTCTGCAGCAGCGGCCGCAACGCGGCGTGGTCGGCGCCAGGCTCTGCCCACAGCGCCCCCAGCGCCTGGTGCATGGCGGGCGAGCGGACCGCCGCCGTCCGCAGCAGCTCCTCCAGGATGCCGACGCGGTCCCGGAAGGGCAGCGCACGCCCCTCCCCCAGCGCGCGCAGCAGCAGGTCCAGCAGCCGGCGGTGGCGCGGGGAGTGGCCGGTGGCGACCGCCACGACGACGTCGCCCATGCCGGAGGGCCGCGTCCCGCCGAGCACGACGTCCTCCTTGCCGCCTTCGACCACCCGCTGCGCCGACAGCGCGGTGACCAGGCCCTGCCAGCCCTCCTCCCCCAGCTGGCCCTTCCACAGGTGGGTGAACGACGCCCAGCGCTCCAGGTAGTCCGGTCCGGGCAGCAGTGAGGAGACGGTGACCGGCTCCTCGGAGGCGCAGGCGATGAGCAGGGTGAGGTTGGCCGAGTACGCGGCCAGGCGCCGGGTCAGCGTGTGGCGCACCGGGCGGAAGCCGGTGAAATGGCGGCGGCTCCGCTCGTACAGGGAGCGCCGCAGCAGCCCGGTCAGCAGCTCGGCGCAGCGGGCCCGCACTGCGCTCGGCACCTCGTCGAGCAGTTCCAGGATGAACCCGACCGTCGCCCCCCGCTCGGCCAGGCAGGAGTGGGACGTGACGGCGTACAGCAGGTCGTCGTCCACGCTCTGCACCAGGGCGAGCGGCTCGTCCCCGGCGTGGCGGCGCCGCCGGTCCAGGTCGCGCAGCGCGTACATGGCCAGCCAGGCCACCAGGAACTCGCCGAACGTGGAATGCAGGAACGCGTGGCCGTTCCTGCGCACGAAGAAGAACCGCTCGGTGGCCCTG includes:
- a CDS encoding aromatic-ring hydroxylase C-terminal domain-containing protein, which codes for MPVRVHVQPRRGQLNPPSRRDPLRRAWEARARRPYAGPATPGLPAAILVRPDGYVAWASDDRTDLAAQAKAAVARGFSAEPVSRA
- a CDS encoding response regulator transcription factor, translating into MITVLLADDQPLVRAGLRALLDTEEDLTVVGEAGDGAEAVRMARRLQPDVVLMDIRMPEVDGLQATRTLAGDGVRVVVVTTFDLDEYVYEALRSGASGFLVKDAEPAEIRHAVRVAARGDALLSPGVTRRLIEEFTARPAGLDADRLAALTGREREVLTGVARGLTNTQIAERLFMSPLTVKTHVNRMMAKLGVHDRAQLVVIGYETGLVRPGDHPG
- a CDS encoding sensor histidine kinase is translated as MKTIAQACVMAVAVFSSTVMAYGNQPDARPLDLLGYVLLGATVLGLAWLPDRPVAVLVVCTGAAVAVFALGYPLSLWAVPPLIAVFAAIAAGKRLAGWAGATVLVAVPGAVLVVRWEVEVAVAVLVWALLVLAAAQPAEASRARRAYTEEVERRAAYAERTREEEALRRAQEERLRVARELHDVTSHTVSVIALHAAVAAEAVDRAGGPPEAAAALQVIRTSSRQALAEMKSVLGVLRPGTGAPAAGPPGPGRLSPADLHDGRHPMPGSAQLPALLRTAGLPVHLDVEGEQRPLPPAADLTVYRVVQEALTNTIRHAGATTAAVTLTYETGAVTVRVDDDGNGSNAPRGHGLTGMAERVAAVGGLLTTGNAPTGGFRVTARLPA
- a CDS encoding aldo/keto reductase translates to MQLRTLGRTGPAVSALGLGAMGMSGGYGAADRAESIATVHASLEAGLTLIDTGDFYAMGHNELLLAEALRGRDRDGYVLSVKFGQLRGPGRELGGQDGRPEAVKNFLAYSLTRLGTDHIDIYRPARLDPAVPIEETVGAIKEMVDAGYVRHIGLSEVDAATIRRAHAVHPIADLQIEYSLISRAVEAEVLPTLRELGIGLTAYGVLGHGLLSGHWRAGHIAGPGDMRATSPRFSSGNVEHNLALVDALRRIAEAKGCTVAQLAMAWVAAQGEDIVPLVGARTRERLAEALPAIDLNLTADDLADIEKAVPLGSARGDRYPSAFMSNLGVGN
- a CDS encoding helix-turn-helix transcriptional regulator, producing the protein MQRDQLADFLRRRREAIRPAEVGLPDSPRRRTSGLRREEVAMLAGMSVDYVVRLEQGRSSQPSAQLLAALARALRLSDDERDHLFHLAGHRPPPADGVARLARAGLMRMLDLLGDTPAVVLSDLGEVLAQNRAAVLLTSDLTGLSGDRRYIVYRWFTDPATRAVHPPEEQEHQARQLVADLRAAVGRRSGDPTVAGLVDRLQAASADFRRLWAEHEVAVRRASRKTLLNSRVGRMVMNCETLVTPDQRQQLLVFTPADAETRERLELLRVLGIEEFPSSARRATSAPPNSTQRTR
- a CDS encoding UDP-N-acetylglucosamine--N-acetylmuramyl-(pentapeptide) pyrophosphoryl-undecaprenol N-acetylglucosamine transferase, translated to MSRTLRLLITGGGTGGHTYPALTTLSAIQRRQIPHDVLWVGTAGGLEARITAEHGIPFKAITTGKLRRRPNLKELGTNIADVFRIPVGVCQAIGHAARYLPDVVLSTGGYVAVPIGVAAKLIRRPLVMHEQTTVVGLANRILARLATRIALSHESSLEHLPASARKRAVVTGNPVRPELLQGNRAAAYDLFGLTFEVPLIYVTGGAQGSRQINTLIAEILPRLLPHAQVVHQCGPAWIEQMRAVEVPADLADRYHPVPYVGGELADLFAAADVVIARSGAGTVSELTAIGKPAVLIPLIPTGGDEQRKNAAYLASAGAAQALLEPHPTAEQLLAELMPLLADPGLRQAMGQAAAKLGRVDAADALCDLLLETARVQTV
- a CDS encoding formylglycine-generating enzyme family protein, yielding MVRVPGGTFLMGGSDPDGRPEDGEGPVREVRLDPFMIDPACVTNAQFATFVKETGYVTEAERIGWSFVFRQFVAGGVMDATVPGAPWWAGVEGATWRSPEGPGSSIGDRQNHPVVHVSWHDATAYAVWAGKRLPTEAEWEMAARGGLEQKRFPWGDELAPSGRPRCNIWQGRFPTAPSRGTMPVKSFQPNGYGLYNVSGNVWEWTADWWATTWEPRADNPAGPAEGTAKVIRGGSYMCHDSYCNRYRVAARTANTPDSSTGHTGFRCAAIV